The Scyliorhinus canicula chromosome 13, sScyCan1.1, whole genome shotgun sequence genome contains a region encoding:
- the zgc:194621 gene encoding uncharacterized protein zgc:194621 isoform X2, producing the protein MSYSVVRKPRIIQARSQPTRTGAILGDGDQDESGAKGKDGQGGQRLLAEGVGRGPGVGKGTNTGKGTTTSAAGKSTGESTAKGTAGVGKVLRRPAATHQNSTQKTTHCYGAYSVTVPDQKKWSDLQKKAGAELAALEKLKCRNIRHVSITPSTVGGTLTQEEVRRRQQQDFSKAKMAQLTLKTPFISL; encoded by the exons ATGTCTTACTCGGTTGTGAGAAAGCCCAGGATAATTCAGGCGAGGAGTCAGCCCACCAGAACCGGGGCGATTTTGGGGGACGGGGATCAGGATGAGAGTGGAGCAaagggcaaggatgggcagggAGGGCAGAGGCTCCTGGCTGAAGGTGTGGGGCGGGGTCCAGGTGTGGGTAAAGGTACCAATACAGGTAAGGGCACAACCACAAGTGCAGCAGGCAAGAGCACAGGTGAAAGCACAGCTAAGGGTACAGCGGGCGTAGGTAAGGTGTTGCGGAGACCTGCTGCCACCCATCAAAACTCAACTCAAAAAACAACGCACTG TTATGGGGCATATTCTGTAACTGTACCAGACCAGAAGAAGTGGAGTGATTTACAGAAAA AAGCGGGTGCAGAGCTGGCTGCATTGGAAAAGTTGAAATGCCGGAATATTCGGCATGTTTCTATTACTCCAAGCACTGTTG GAGGTACACTGACTCAAGAGGAAGTTAGAAGAAGGCAGCAacaggacttcagtaaggctaaAATGGCACAG CTGACTTTGAAGACGCCCTTTATCTctttgtga
- the zgc:194621 gene encoding uncharacterized protein zgc:194621 isoform X1: MSYSVVRKPRIIQARSQPTRTGAILGDGDQDESGAKGKDGQGGQRLLAEGVGRGPGVGKGTNTGKGTTTSAAGKSTGESTAKGTAGVGKVLRRPAATHQNSTQKTTHCYGAYSVTVPDQKKWSDLQKKAGAELAALEKLKCRNIRHVSITPSTVGGTLTQEEVRRRQQQDFSKAKMAQPEPSGQQSPKNET, from the exons ATGTCTTACTCGGTTGTGAGAAAGCCCAGGATAATTCAGGCGAGGAGTCAGCCCACCAGAACCGGGGCGATTTTGGGGGACGGGGATCAGGATGAGAGTGGAGCAaagggcaaggatgggcagggAGGGCAGAGGCTCCTGGCTGAAGGTGTGGGGCGGGGTCCAGGTGTGGGTAAAGGTACCAATACAGGTAAGGGCACAACCACAAGTGCAGCAGGCAAGAGCACAGGTGAAAGCACAGCTAAGGGTACAGCGGGCGTAGGTAAGGTGTTGCGGAGACCTGCTGCCACCCATCAAAACTCAACTCAAAAAACAACGCACTG TTATGGGGCATATTCTGTAACTGTACCAGACCAGAAGAAGTGGAGTGATTTACAGAAAA AAGCGGGTGCAGAGCTGGCTGCATTGGAAAAGTTGAAATGCCGGAATATTCGGCATGTTTCTATTACTCCAAGCACTGTTG GAGGTACACTGACTCAAGAGGAAGTTAGAAGAAGGCAGCAacaggacttcagtaaggctaaAATGGCACAG CCTGAACCAAGTGGACAGCAAAGCCCAAAGAATGAAACTTGA